A single region of the Raphanus sativus cultivar WK10039 chromosome 1, ASM80110v3, whole genome shotgun sequence genome encodes:
- the LOC108813418 gene encoding auxilin-related protein 2 isoform X2: protein MDEFGVLTERYGIKPQGKSAPMAASKRSSLNTPSPQTWKSTTTTTTSYSSSNKASGTNGSSSYNTDDIFFTSSSSTSMNGASSGGGFDDFDVFGGLNKTSSSAQSFNNNNNNNNNAHHDLFGASNNNNDDDIFGSFSSSTKQYAPVDDLLGDMAGFGLKSNNLNNSAGLGKNGFDELLPGFGPPSHTTPSKTTASNFADADDPFVVLESTISGAHSSSSGVFVDPLDAFAASVTSQTRKPSNTASQPSTKLKPPPKPTQKVNRAKSSVMSSGDELGDFAMGGTMRRSASASDAASKYREAEETKQQFGVDDLDSFFSSGPRSSSVPKSRTATEVTPKPAVNVTKKTTNGVSSAKKPPSPANLVDDFSALFGEDPIFKEFEEIPGETEERRKARWDREQRTKSRVAQAVADMNNRDHQSRIEQEQRTRISESADAEIKRWATGKEGNMRALLSSLQIVLWPGCGWEAVSLTDLITSSAVKKVYRKATLYVHPDKVQQKGATLEQKYIAEKVFDILKEAWNKFNKEELS from the exons ATGGACGAGTTTGGTGTTCTAACGGAGCGTTACGGGATCAAGCCCCAAGGCAAATCTGCTCCAATGGCTGCCTCCAAGCGTTCTTCTCTCAACACTCCCAGTCCCCAGACCTGGaaatccaccaccaccaccacgacATCCTACTCCTCTTCAAATAAGGCATCCGGTACCAACGGATCTTCTTCCTATAACACCGACGACATTTTCTTCACCTCGAGCTCCAGTACTAGTATGAATGGCGCGAGTTCTGGTGGCGGATTCGACGATTTCGATGTTTTCGGCGGGCTGAACAAGACATCTTCTTCAGCGCAgagttttaataataataataataataataataatgctCATCATGACTTGTTTGGTGCATCgaataataataatgatgatgatatatTTGGGTCATTCTCTTCGTCCACCAAGCAATATGCTCCCGTTGATGATCTGTTGGGTGATATGGCTGGATTTGGTCTCAAATCCAACAACCTCAACAATTCAGCCGGTTTGGGGAAGAATGGTTTTGATGAATTGTTACCTGGTTTTGGTCCTCCTTCTCATACCACTCCCAG CAAGACTACTGCATCAAACTTTGCTGATGCTGATGACCCTTTTGTGGTTCTGGAATCAACTATCTCCGGCGcgcattcttcttcttctggtgtGTTCGTTGATCCACTCGATGCATTCGCTGCTTCTGTCACTTCTCAGACGAGAAAACCATCTAATACCGCCTCTCAGCCTTCTACGAAACTCAAGCCTCCGCCAAAACCGACTCAAAAAGTCAACAGAG CTAAGAGTTCAGTCATGTCTTCCGGAGACGAGCTTGGCGACTTTGCCATGGGTGGTACCATGCGCCGTAGTGCCTCAGCCTCTGACGCTGCTAGTAAATATAGAGAAGCTGAAGAGACGAAACAACAGTTTGGTGTAGATGACCTTGACTCCTTCTTCAGCTCTGGGCCTCGCTCCAGCAGTGTACCGAAATCACGGACAGCAACTGAA GTAACTCCCAAGCCAGCAGTCAACGTGACAAAAAAGACGACTAATGGGGTTTCTAGTGCAAAGAAGCCTCCTTCTCCAGCAAATCTAGTGGATGACTTTTCTGCGCTTTTTGGAG AGGATCCTATATTTAAAGAATTTGAGGAAATCCCAGGGGAGACCGAAGAACGAAGGAAGGCCAGGTGGGATCGTGAACAGAGAACAAAGAGCCGTGTG GCACAGGCTGTAGCTGATATGAACAACCGTGATCATCAATCTCGGATTGAACAAGAACAGAGAACT AGAATTTCTGAAAGTGCTGATGCTGAGATAAAGCGTTGGGCAACTGGAAAAGAAGGAAACATGCGTGCGCTGTTATCTTCCTTGCAAATC GTGCTCTGGCCGGGATGCGGTTGGGAGGCTGTCTCTCTAACAGATTTGATCACTTCTTCAGCAGTCAAGAAAGTGTATAGAAAGGCAACGCTGTATGTTCATCCCGATAAAGTTCAGCAGAAAGGAGCCACCCTTGAACAGAAGTATATTGCCGAAAAGGTTTTTGACATTTTGAAG GAAGCTTGGAACAAGTTCAACAAAGAGGAGCTCTCGTAA
- the LOC108813418 gene encoding auxilin-related protein 2 isoform X1, translating to MDEFGVLTERYGIKPQGKSAPMAASKRSSLNTPSPQTWKSTTTTTTSYSSSNKASGTNGSSSYNTDDIFFTSSSSTSMNGASSGGGFDDFDVFGGLNKTSSSAQSFNNNNNNNNNAHHDLFGASNNNNDDDIFGSFSSSTKQYAPVDDLLGDMAGFGLKSNNLNNSAGLGKNGFDELLPGFGPPSHTTPSSKTTASNFADADDPFVVLESTISGAHSSSSGVFVDPLDAFAASVTSQTRKPSNTASQPSTKLKPPPKPTQKVNRAKSSVMSSGDELGDFAMGGTMRRSASASDAASKYREAEETKQQFGVDDLDSFFSSGPRSSSVPKSRTATEVTPKPAVNVTKKTTNGVSSAKKPPSPANLVDDFSALFGEDPIFKEFEEIPGETEERRKARWDREQRTKSRVAQAVADMNNRDHQSRIEQEQRTRISESADAEIKRWATGKEGNMRALLSSLQIVLWPGCGWEAVSLTDLITSSAVKKVYRKATLYVHPDKVQQKGATLEQKYIAEKVFDILKEAWNKFNKEELS from the exons ATGGACGAGTTTGGTGTTCTAACGGAGCGTTACGGGATCAAGCCCCAAGGCAAATCTGCTCCAATGGCTGCCTCCAAGCGTTCTTCTCTCAACACTCCCAGTCCCCAGACCTGGaaatccaccaccaccaccacgacATCCTACTCCTCTTCAAATAAGGCATCCGGTACCAACGGATCTTCTTCCTATAACACCGACGACATTTTCTTCACCTCGAGCTCCAGTACTAGTATGAATGGCGCGAGTTCTGGTGGCGGATTCGACGATTTCGATGTTTTCGGCGGGCTGAACAAGACATCTTCTTCAGCGCAgagttttaataataataataataataataataatgctCATCATGACTTGTTTGGTGCATCgaataataataatgatgatgatatatTTGGGTCATTCTCTTCGTCCACCAAGCAATATGCTCCCGTTGATGATCTGTTGGGTGATATGGCTGGATTTGGTCTCAAATCCAACAACCTCAACAATTCAGCCGGTTTGGGGAAGAATGGTTTTGATGAATTGTTACCTGGTTTTGGTCCTCCTTCTCATACCACTCCCAG CAGCAAGACTACTGCATCAAACTTTGCTGATGCTGATGACCCTTTTGTGGTTCTGGAATCAACTATCTCCGGCGcgcattcttcttcttctggtgtGTTCGTTGATCCACTCGATGCATTCGCTGCTTCTGTCACTTCTCAGACGAGAAAACCATCTAATACCGCCTCTCAGCCTTCTACGAAACTCAAGCCTCCGCCAAAACCGACTCAAAAAGTCAACAGAG CTAAGAGTTCAGTCATGTCTTCCGGAGACGAGCTTGGCGACTTTGCCATGGGTGGTACCATGCGCCGTAGTGCCTCAGCCTCTGACGCTGCTAGTAAATATAGAGAAGCTGAAGAGACGAAACAACAGTTTGGTGTAGATGACCTTGACTCCTTCTTCAGCTCTGGGCCTCGCTCCAGCAGTGTACCGAAATCACGGACAGCAACTGAA GTAACTCCCAAGCCAGCAGTCAACGTGACAAAAAAGACGACTAATGGGGTTTCTAGTGCAAAGAAGCCTCCTTCTCCAGCAAATCTAGTGGATGACTTTTCTGCGCTTTTTGGAG AGGATCCTATATTTAAAGAATTTGAGGAAATCCCAGGGGAGACCGAAGAACGAAGGAAGGCCAGGTGGGATCGTGAACAGAGAACAAAGAGCCGTGTG GCACAGGCTGTAGCTGATATGAACAACCGTGATCATCAATCTCGGATTGAACAAGAACAGAGAACT AGAATTTCTGAAAGTGCTGATGCTGAGATAAAGCGTTGGGCAACTGGAAAAGAAGGAAACATGCGTGCGCTGTTATCTTCCTTGCAAATC GTGCTCTGGCCGGGATGCGGTTGGGAGGCTGTCTCTCTAACAGATTTGATCACTTCTTCAGCAGTCAAGAAAGTGTATAGAAAGGCAACGCTGTATGTTCATCCCGATAAAGTTCAGCAGAAAGGAGCCACCCTTGAACAGAAGTATATTGCCGAAAAGGTTTTTGACATTTTGAAG GAAGCTTGGAACAAGTTCAACAAAGAGGAGCTCTCGTAA